One Amorphoplanes digitatis genomic window carries:
- the infA gene encoding translation initiation factor IF-1 codes for MPKKDGAIEIEGRVIEPLPNAMFRVELANGHKVLAHISGKMRQHYIRILPEDRVVVELSPYDLTRGRIVYRYK; via the coding sequence ATGCCAAAGAAAGACGGAGCCATCGAGATCGAAGGCCGAGTGATCGAGCCCCTGCCGAACGCCATGTTCCGTGTGGAGCTTGCGAATGGTCACAAGGTGCTGGCTCACATCAGCGGCAAGATGCGGCAGCACTACATCCGCATCCTCCCCGAGGACAGGGTCGTCGTCGAGCTTTCGCCGTACGACCTCACCCGTGGGCGAATTGTCTACCGTTACAAGTAA
- the rplQ gene encoding 50S ribosomal protein L17, translating to MPTPTKGPRLGGSPAHEKLLLANLATELFRHGKIKTTETKAKRLRPLAEQLITKAKRGDLHARRRVLTVVKDKDVVYALFEQIAPRYGNRPGGYTRITKTGPRKGDAAPMAVIELVEELEVAATTAPAKKAARKAAAQQDKVEALAREDETPATASDAAGDQGTEVEGEDTDAKA from the coding sequence ATGCCCACGCCCACCAAGGGTCCCCGCCTCGGCGGCAGCCCGGCGCACGAGAAGCTGCTGCTGGCCAACCTGGCCACGGAGCTCTTCCGGCACGGGAAGATCAAGACCACCGAGACCAAGGCCAAGCGCCTGCGCCCCCTGGCGGAGCAGCTGATCACCAAGGCCAAGCGCGGTGACCTGCACGCCCGCCGCCGGGTGCTGACCGTGGTCAAGGACAAGGACGTCGTGTACGCCCTGTTCGAGCAGATCGCGCCGCGTTACGGCAACCGGCCGGGTGGCTACACCCGGATCACCAAGACCGGTCCCCGCAAGGGTGACGCCGCTCCGATGGCCGTCATCGAGCTGGTCGAGGAGCTTGAGGTCGCGGCCACCACGGCGCCGGCCAAGAAGGCGGCCCGCAAGGCCGCCGCGCAGCAGGACAAGGTCGAGGCGCTCGCCCGCGAGGACGAGACGCCCGCCACCGCGTCCGACGCCGCCGGCGACCAGGGCACCGAGGTCGAGGGCGAAGACACCGACGCCAAGGCCTGA
- a CDS encoding DNA-directed RNA polymerase subunit alpha → MLISQRPSLSEESLSETRSRFTIEPLEPGFGYTLGNSLRRTLLSSIPGAAVTSIKIDGVLHEFTTIPGVKEDVVELVMNVKELTVSSEHDEPVSMYLRKQGPGDVTAGDIQPPAGVSVHNPDLKLATLNSKGRLDMELTVERGRGYVTAAQNKNAGAEIGRIPVDSIYSPVMKVTYRVEATRVEQRTDFDRLIIDVESKASISPRTALASAGSTLVELFGLCRELDETAEGIDIGPSPQDAQLAADLALPIEELDLTVRSYNCLKREGINTVGELIGRTEADLLDIRNFGQKSIDEVKMKLAGMGLGLKDSAPSFDPAHVVDSFGDVDYDTDDYRETEQL, encoded by the coding sequence GTGCTCATCAGCCAGCGCCCGAGCCTCTCGGAAGAGTCGCTCAGCGAGACCCGCTCCCGGTTCACCATCGAGCCCCTGGAGCCGGGCTTCGGCTACACCCTCGGCAACTCGCTGCGGCGGACCCTGCTGTCGTCCATCCCGGGCGCGGCGGTCACCAGCATCAAGATCGACGGCGTGCTGCACGAGTTCACCACCATCCCCGGTGTCAAGGAGGACGTGGTCGAGCTCGTCATGAACGTCAAGGAGCTGACCGTCAGCTCCGAGCACGACGAGCCCGTCAGCATGTACCTGCGCAAGCAGGGCCCGGGCGATGTCACCGCGGGTGACATCCAGCCCCCGGCCGGCGTCTCCGTGCACAACCCCGACCTGAAGCTGGCCACGCTCAACAGCAAGGGCCGGCTCGACATGGAGCTCACCGTCGAGCGGGGTCGTGGCTACGTCACGGCCGCGCAGAACAAGAACGCCGGCGCAGAGATCGGCCGCATCCCGGTCGACTCGATCTACTCGCCGGTCATGAAGGTGACCTACCGCGTCGAGGCGACCCGTGTCGAGCAGCGCACCGACTTCGACCGTCTGATCATCGACGTCGAGTCGAAGGCGTCGATCTCGCCCCGTACCGCGCTGGCGTCGGCCGGCTCGACCCTCGTCGAGCTGTTCGGCCTCTGCCGCGAGCTGGACGAGACCGCCGAGGGCATCGACATCGGACCGTCCCCGCAGGACGCTCAGCTGGCCGCCGACCTGGCCCTGCCGATCGAGGAGCTGGACCTCACGGTCCGGTCGTACAACTGCCTCAAGCGCGAGGGCATCAACACCGTCGGTGAGCTGATCGGGCGGACGGAGGCCGACCTTCTGGATATAAGGAATTTCGGTCAGAAGTCGATCGACGAGGTCAAGATGAAGCTCGCCGGAATGGGCCTGGGCCTGAAGGACAGCGCGCCGTCCTTCGACCCGGCGCACGTGGTCGACTCGTTCGGCGACGTGGACTACGACACCGACGACTACCGCGAGACCGAGCAGCTGTAA
- the rpsD gene encoding 30S ribosomal protein S4, translated as MARYTGADCKRCRREKMKLFLKGSKCDGPKCPFESRPFPPGQHGRGRTKETEYLLQHREKQKARRTYGVLEKQFRGYYEEAVTKPGKTGEVLLQILESRLDNVVYRAGYAASRDMARQLVKHGHMLVNGVKVDIPSYRVKDHDIVQVREKSREMTPFVVAQAQAGSRPVPAWLEPIPSEMKILIHSLPARQVIDTQVQEQLIVELYSK; from the coding sequence ATGGCTCGTTACACAGGGGCGGACTGCAAGCGCTGCCGCCGCGAGAAGATGAAGCTGTTCCTCAAGGGCAGCAAGTGCGACGGGCCGAAGTGCCCGTTCGAGTCGCGTCCCTTCCCGCCCGGCCAGCACGGCCGCGGTCGGACCAAGGAGACCGAGTACCTGCTCCAGCACCGCGAGAAGCAGAAGGCCCGCCGCACCTACGGCGTGCTCGAGAAGCAGTTCCGCGGTTACTACGAGGAGGCTGTCACCAAGCCCGGCAAGACCGGTGAGGTGCTGCTGCAGATCCTCGAGTCGCGTCTCGACAACGTGGTCTACCGGGCCGGCTACGCCGCGTCCCGCGACATGGCCCGCCAGCTTGTCAAGCACGGCCACATGCTGGTCAACGGCGTCAAGGTCGACATCCCGTCGTACCGGGTGAAGGACCACGACATCGTCCAGGTTCGCGAGAAGTCGCGCGAGATGACGCCGTTCGTGGTCGCGCAGGCTCAGGCGGGTTCCCGCCCGGTGCCGGCGTGGCTCGAGCCCATCCCGAGCGAGATGAAGATCCTGATCCACTCGCTCCCGGCCCGCCAGGTCATCGACACGCAGGTCCAGGAGCAGCTGATCGTGGAGCTCTACTCCAAGTAG
- the truA gene encoding tRNA pseudouridine(38-40) synthase TruA, which translates to MDETTRLRLDVSYDGREFSGWAAQPARRTVAGVLVEALERLVGPVPLGLTVAGRTDAGVHATGQVCHIDLPTAAWSTLEGSLLRRLAALMPPDARVRAVTPVPSTFDARFSATFRRYEYRVADTVSGPEPLRRYDTLWWVRPLDLERLREAAAGLVGLHDFAAFCKRKEHATTVRAITRLDWRREEDGVAVATVQADAFCQAMVRSLVGAMLTVGDGRRDASWPAKLLTLRERSSEVTVAPAHGLTLIAVGYPAESDYADRAEATRRLRA; encoded by the coding sequence ATGGACGAAACAACGCGACTGCGCCTGGACGTCTCCTACGACGGCCGGGAGTTCTCGGGCTGGGCCGCGCAGCCGGCCCGGCGCACCGTCGCCGGCGTCCTCGTCGAGGCGCTCGAACGGCTGGTCGGCCCCGTCCCGCTGGGCCTCACCGTCGCCGGCCGCACCGACGCCGGGGTGCACGCGACCGGCCAGGTCTGCCACATCGACCTGCCGACGGCCGCCTGGTCCACCCTGGAGGGTTCGCTGCTGCGGCGGCTGGCCGCGCTCATGCCCCCGGACGCCCGGGTACGGGCCGTGACGCCGGTGCCGTCCACCTTCGACGCCCGCTTCTCCGCCACCTTCCGGCGCTACGAGTACCGGGTCGCCGACACCGTCTCCGGTCCCGAGCCGCTGCGCCGCTACGACACCCTCTGGTGGGTGCGGCCGCTGGATCTCGAGCGGCTGCGCGAGGCCGCGGCCGGGCTGGTCGGGCTGCACGACTTCGCCGCGTTCTGCAAGCGCAAGGAGCACGCCACCACCGTGCGGGCCATCACCCGGCTCGACTGGCGGCGGGAGGAGGACGGCGTCGCCGTCGCCACCGTGCAGGCCGACGCGTTCTGCCAGGCCATGGTGCGCAGCCTGGTCGGCGCCATGCTGACCGTCGGCGACGGCCGGCGGGACGCGTCCTGGCCGGCGAAGCTGCTGACGCTGCGGGAACGGTCGAGCGAGGTGACCGTCGCGCCCGCGCACGGCCTGACGCTGATCGCAGTGGGCTACCCGGCCGAGTCGGACTACGCCGACCGGGCCGAGGCGACCCGGCGCCTGCGCGCGTAA
- a CDS encoding DUF1707 SHOCT-like domain-containing protein gives MGREEMRAGDSERQAVADQLKVALDEGRLDLHEYDERLQQAYAAKTYGDLDGLVTDLPGVIPAQRSRLEPRQQPATPSAASGVDGKGKDGGRPFLASYSGVVLVCVVIWAMSCLGSGEFVYFWPGWMLIPLLFGLIGRITGRNR, from the coding sequence ATGGGTCGTGAGGAGATGCGGGCCGGCGACAGTGAGCGTCAGGCTGTCGCCGACCAGCTGAAGGTCGCGCTCGACGAGGGCCGGCTGGATCTGCACGAGTACGACGAGCGGTTGCAGCAGGCGTACGCGGCGAAGACCTACGGCGACCTCGACGGTCTCGTGACGGACCTGCCCGGGGTGATCCCGGCGCAGCGGTCCCGTCTCGAGCCCCGCCAGCAGCCCGCCACGCCGTCGGCGGCGTCCGGGGTGGATGGGAAGGGCAAGGACGGTGGACGGCCGTTCCTGGCGTCGTACAGCGGCGTGGTGCTGGTCTGCGTTGTCATCTGGGCCATGTCCTGCCTCGGCTCCGGCGAGTTCGTCTACTTCTGGCCCGGTTGGATGCTGATTCCGCTCCTGTTCGGATTGATCGGCCGGATCACCGGCCGGAATCGGTAG
- a CDS encoding ABC-F family ATP-binding cassette domain-containing protein produces MGYVDVSGVGFVLPDGRELFSDVSFRVGEGAKVALVGPNGAGKTTLLRMVAGDTPTPVGTIARAGGLGVMRQFIGMIGDDRTLEDLALSLVAPPLRAAGGALAAAQAALDASPDAERAQIGYANAIAGWGEAGGYDAEVLFDVVAVSILGKPWDEVRHRGVRTLSGGQQKRFALDLLLRGGDEVLLLDEPDNFLDVPGKRWLEARLRESPKSVLYVSHDRELLAQTADRVVAVEGGGAWTHPGGFASWHEARSDRHERLLELRRRWDEEHEKLRELVFTLKNKAAYNDGLASRYQAAQTRLRKFEEAGPPPLPPKEQSLRMNLRGGRTGKRAVMCTGLELENLTFPFDLEIWYGDRVAVLGANGTGKSHFLRLLAAGGTSPDVDNKPVDGAPLAHVAHSGVARLGARVRPGHFSQTHDRPELLKRTLVEILWRGDDHRSGTDRAGAMKALNRYELAAQGDQVFGTLSGGQQARFLVLLLELSGATVLLLDEPTDNLDLASAEALEEGLQAFEGTVIAVTHDRWFTRGFDRFVLFQGDGEVVETPEPVWDVR; encoded by the coding sequence GTGGGTTACGTAGACGTCTCAGGCGTCGGATTCGTGCTGCCGGACGGCCGCGAGCTCTTCTCCGACGTGTCGTTCCGGGTCGGCGAGGGCGCGAAGGTGGCGCTGGTCGGGCCGAACGGCGCCGGCAAGACCACCCTGCTGCGGATGGTCGCCGGTGACACGCCCACGCCGGTCGGCACCATCGCCCGCGCGGGCGGGCTCGGGGTCATGCGGCAGTTCATCGGCATGATCGGCGATGACCGTACCCTCGAGGATCTGGCCCTGTCCCTGGTCGCGCCGCCGCTGCGCGCGGCAGGCGGTGCGCTCGCGGCCGCGCAGGCCGCGCTCGACGCGAGCCCCGACGCGGAGAGGGCGCAGATCGGGTACGCCAACGCGATCGCCGGCTGGGGCGAGGCCGGCGGCTACGACGCCGAGGTGCTCTTCGACGTCGTGGCCGTGTCCATTCTCGGCAAGCCGTGGGACGAGGTCCGGCACCGTGGCGTGCGCACGCTCTCCGGCGGCCAGCAGAAGCGGTTCGCCCTCGACCTGCTGCTGCGCGGCGGCGACGAGGTGCTGCTGCTCGACGAGCCGGACAACTTCCTGGACGTGCCCGGCAAGCGCTGGCTGGAGGCCCGGCTCCGGGAGTCGCCGAAGTCGGTGCTCTACGTGTCGCACGATCGTGAGCTGCTGGCGCAGACCGCGGACCGGGTCGTCGCCGTCGAGGGCGGCGGGGCGTGGACGCATCCGGGCGGCTTCGCGTCGTGGCACGAGGCCCGCTCGGATCGTCATGAACGCCTGCTCGAGCTGCGCCGGCGCTGGGACGAGGAGCACGAGAAGCTCCGCGAGCTGGTCTTCACGCTGAAGAACAAGGCGGCGTACAACGACGGGCTGGCGTCGCGCTATCAGGCGGCGCAGACCCGCCTGCGTAAGTTCGAGGAGGCCGGCCCGCCGCCGCTGCCGCCCAAGGAGCAGTCGCTGCGGATGAACCTGCGCGGCGGGCGCACGGGCAAGCGCGCGGTGATGTGCACCGGCCTGGAGCTGGAGAACCTGACGTTCCCGTTCGACCTGGAGATCTGGTACGGCGACCGGGTCGCGGTGCTCGGCGCCAACGGCACCGGCAAGAGCCATTTCCTGCGGCTGCTGGCGGCCGGCGGCACCAGTCCGGACGTCGACAACAAGCCGGTCGACGGCGCGCCGCTGGCACACGTGGCGCACAGCGGCGTGGCGCGGCTCGGCGCCCGCGTCCGGCCCGGCCACTTCTCGCAGACGCACGACCGCCCGGAGCTGCTGAAACGCACCCTTGTCGAGATTCTGTGGCGCGGCGACGACCACCGCAGCGGCACGGACCGGGCCGGCGCGATGAAGGCGCTCAACCGCTACGAGCTCGCGGCGCAGGGCGACCAGGTCTTCGGCACGCTCTCGGGCGGCCAGCAGGCGCGGTTCCTGGTGCTGCTGCTCGAGCTCTCCGGCGCGACCGTGCTGCTGCTCGACGAGCCGACGGACAACCTGGACCTGGCCTCGGCGGAGGCGCTCGAGGAGGGCTTGCAGGCGTTCGAGGGCACGGTGATCGCGGTGACCCACGACCGCTGGTTCACCCGGGGCTTCGACCGCTTCGTGCTGTTCCAGGGTGACGGCGAGGTCGTGGAGACCCCGGAACCGGTCTGGGACGTCCGCTGA
- the rpsM gene encoding 30S ribosomal protein S13: MARLVGVDLPREKRMEIALTYIFGVGRTRAVEALTATGIDLNKRAKDLTDEELVQLRDYIEGNFKVEGDLRREVAADIRRKVEIGCYAGIRHRRGLPVRGQRTRTNARTRKGPKRTVAGKKKPGRK, from the coding sequence ATGGCTAGACTCGTCGGCGTCGATCTTCCCCGCGAAAAGCGGATGGAGATCGCGCTCACCTACATCTTCGGGGTCGGTCGGACCCGCGCCGTTGAGGCGCTCACCGCGACCGGCATTGACCTGAACAAGCGCGCCAAGGACCTCACGGACGAGGAGCTGGTACAGCTCCGCGACTACATCGAGGGCAATTTCAAGGTTGAAGGCGACCTGCGCCGCGAGGTCGCCGCCGACATCCGCCGCAAGGTTGAGATCGGCTGCTACGCCGGCATCCGCCACCGCCGGGGTCTCCCCGTCCGCGGACAGCGGACCCGGACCAACGCTCGTACCCGCAAGGGTCCGAAGCGCACGGTCGCTGGCAAGAAGAAGCCCGGTCGGAAGTAA
- the rpmJ gene encoding 50S ribosomal protein L36: MKVKPSVKRICQKCRVIRRHGRVMVICSDPRHKQRQG, translated from the coding sequence GTGAAGGTCAAGCCGAGCGTCAAGCGGATCTGCCAGAAGTGCCGGGTTATCCGCCGGCACGGCCGGGTCATGGTCATTTGCAGCGACCCGCGCCACAAGCAGCGCCAGGGCTGA
- the thiE gene encoding thiamine phosphate synthase, giving the protein MGPDFPHLHLITDARRGREPLSVVAATVAEAHRRDATGRLAVQIRVEDDVSDRETYELADAVLEICRPYGVLCLVNDRLHVALAVGADGGHVGAGDLPVAAARRVLGPAGVLGATCRDAAAARAARRAGASYLGVGPAFATTTKAGLPDPLGPAVIGEVAAAVPDTPIVAIGGVTAANAGSLIAAGAAAVAVVGAIANAADPGRAAGEMLAALA; this is encoded by the coding sequence GTGGGCCCTGATTTCCCGCATCTTCACCTCATCACCGACGCACGCCGCGGGCGTGAGCCGCTGTCCGTCGTCGCCGCAACGGTCGCCGAGGCGCACCGCCGCGACGCGACCGGGCGGCTGGCCGTTCAGATCCGCGTCGAGGACGACGTCAGCGACCGCGAGACGTACGAACTGGCGGACGCCGTGCTGGAGATCTGCCGCCCGTATGGCGTGTTGTGCTTGGTCAACGACCGTCTGCACGTCGCGCTGGCGGTCGGCGCGGACGGCGGGCACGTCGGCGCCGGGGACCTTCCCGTCGCGGCGGCGCGCCGGGTGCTCGGGCCCGCCGGCGTGCTCGGCGCCACCTGCCGCGACGCGGCGGCGGCCCGGGCGGCGCGGCGGGCGGGCGCGTCCTATCTGGGCGTCGGCCCGGCCTTCGCGACCACGACCAAAGCCGGCCTGCCGGATCCGCTGGGCCCGGCCGTCATCGGCGAGGTCGCCGCCGCCGTCCCGGACACCCCGATCGTCGCCATCGGCGGCGTGACGGCCGCGAACGCGGGCTCACTGATCGCCGCGGGAGCCGCCGCGGTGGCCGTCGTCGGCGCGATCGCGAACGCGGCCGATCCGGGGCGGGCCGCCGGGGAAATGCTGGCGGCGCTCGCATGA
- a CDS encoding class I SAM-dependent methyltransferase: MTADHYFSAEPAAPENRSRIEFTAAGRAYALTVAAGVFSAGRLDPGTAVLLRKADLPTADAGGTLLDLGCGYGPIACVLATEAPSATVWAIDVNARARDLTTENAAALGLAGRVEVASPDDVPGDVAFDQIWSNPPTHVGKAELHALLERWLPRLKPEGVAWLVINRNLGGDSLHTWLTSLGWDVARTASQRGFRVLRVTRKTG; encoded by the coding sequence GTGACCGCCGATCATTACTTCAGCGCCGAACCCGCCGCGCCCGAGAACCGGAGCCGCATCGAGTTCACCGCCGCCGGGCGGGCCTATGCCCTCACCGTCGCGGCGGGTGTGTTCTCCGCCGGGCGGCTCGACCCCGGCACCGCCGTGCTGCTGCGCAAGGCTGACCTGCCGACGGCCGACGCCGGCGGCACCCTGCTCGACCTCGGGTGTGGCTACGGCCCGATCGCGTGTGTGCTCGCGACCGAGGCGCCGTCGGCGACCGTGTGGGCGATCGACGTCAACGCCCGGGCCCGCGACCTGACGACGGAGAACGCGGCCGCGCTGGGCCTCGCCGGCCGGGTGGAGGTGGCGTCACCCGATGACGTGCCCGGCGACGTGGCGTTCGACCAGATCTGGAGCAACCCGCCGACCCACGTCGGCAAGGCCGAGCTGCACGCCCTGCTGGAGCGGTGGCTGCCGCGGCTGAAGCCCGAGGGCGTCGCCTGGCTCGTGATCAACCGGAATCTGGGCGGCGACTCGCTGCACACCTGGCTCACGTCGCTGGGCTGGGACGTGGCGCGTACGGCGAGCCAGCGGGGGTTCCGGGTGCTGCGCGTGACCCGGAAAACCGGCTGA
- a CDS encoding DUF1707 SHOCT-like domain-containing protein: MRAADADRQAVADQLKVALDEGRLDLHEYDERLQQAYAAKTYGDLHPLLDDLPSARTTALPGAVVPAGVSAVAGTDAELTRRWVFEVWSAWVPVVGITTVIWLISWIGAGDPIYFWPIWVAGPWGVVLAFVTVAGIANGEPRKQAEKKARKEHAKQLKRERKALEAESAPQGETPLTGTEPDKQAG; the protein is encoded by the coding sequence ATGCGAGCGGCCGATGCCGATCGGCAGGCCGTCGCCGACCAGTTGAAGGTCGCGCTCGACGAGGGCCGGCTTGACCTGCACGAGTACGACGAGCGGCTGCAACAGGCCTATGCGGCCAAGACCTACGGCGACCTGCACCCGCTGCTCGACGACCTGCCGTCGGCCCGCACCACCGCGCTGCCCGGCGCCGTGGTCCCGGCCGGCGTGTCCGCGGTGGCCGGCACCGATGCCGAGCTGACCCGGCGGTGGGTGTTCGAGGTGTGGAGCGCCTGGGTGCCGGTCGTCGGCATCACCACGGTGATCTGGCTCATCTCCTGGATCGGCGCGGGCGATCCGATCTACTTCTGGCCCATCTGGGTTGCCGGGCCGTGGGGCGTCGTCCTCGCCTTCGTCACGGTGGCGGGCATCGCCAACGGCGAGCCCCGCAAGCAGGCCGAGAAGAAGGCCCGCAAGGAGCACGCGAAGCAGCTGAAGCGGGAGCGTAAGGCCTTGGAGGCCGAGTCCGCCCCGCAGGGCGAAACCCCCTTGACCGGGACGGAACCAGACAAACAGGCAGGGTGA
- the rpsK gene encoding 30S ribosomal protein S11 has product MPPKARAGAPVKKVRRKERKNVAHGQAHIKSTFNNTIVSITDPTGAVISWASSGQVGFKGSRKSTPFAAQLAAEAAARRAMEHGMRKVDVFVKGPGSGRETAIRSLQAAGLEVGQISDVTPQPHNGCRPPKRRRV; this is encoded by the coding sequence ATGCCACCGAAGGCACGCGCTGGGGCCCCAGTCAAGAAGGTCCGGCGCAAGGAACGCAAGAACGTCGCCCACGGGCAGGCGCACATCAAGAGCACGTTCAACAACACCATCGTGTCGATCACCGACCCGACCGGTGCTGTCATCTCCTGGGCCTCCTCTGGCCAGGTGGGCTTCAAGGGCTCCCGCAAGTCGACTCCGTTCGCCGCGCAGCTGGCCGCCGAGGCCGCCGCACGCCGGGCCATGGAGCACGGCATGCGCAAGGTCGACGTGTTCGTCAAGGGCCCCGGTTCCGGCCGGGAGACCGCCATCCGTTCGTTGCAGGCCGCGGGCCTCGAGGTCGGCCAGATCTCCGACGTCACGCCCCAGCCGCACAACGGTTGCCGTCCGCCGAAGCGTCGCCGGGTCTAA